From a region of the Streptomyces tirandamycinicus genome:
- a CDS encoding alpha/beta hydrolase — protein MRAAALYGAAGSLILSALAAAPAAGTPRYAGPEERGTVVAAARAAAAGVTFGACPAEEDLPPTVECAAVRVPLDYADPWGRQISLAVSRVRATGGPSVRQGALLYNPGGPGGSGMYFPALAGEPEWKRIAEAYDLVGYAPRGVGRSAPISCQHPAEFTKAPTAAPVHPSAAEKRQGVVRARAYAHGCARRAGPALRHYHTLNNVRDLEVLRAALGERRLTFLGASYGTYLGALYAVMFPERVRRMVLDSPVDPDPAKVWYRNNLEQSLAFESRWADFRAWVARHHATYGLGTTPRQVQAAYDRARALLAKNPADGTVGPGQLQAAFTRTVYNDLYWPRRALALSAYLKGDPRQLVKQAKPRASAAAEEENGNAVYTAVQCNDAPWPTDWAVWDRDNTALARRAPFETWANVRMNLPCAYWQPPRQRPVDVRTGPGDVPPLLILAAERDAATPYAGALRLQQRLAGSVLVTERGAGTHGISGGDNACVNGHMEAYLLTGRTPVRRASCAPHPQPDPVSLEQRAVERLLPPAV, from the coding sequence ATGAGAGCAGCAGCCCTGTACGGAGCCGCCGGCTCCCTGATCCTGTCGGCCCTCGCGGCGGCCCCGGCGGCCGGGACGCCCCGGTACGCCGGCCCGGAGGAGCGCGGTACCGTCGTCGCCGCCGCCCGTGCCGCGGCCGCCGGCGTCACGTTCGGCGCCTGCCCGGCGGAGGAGGACCTGCCGCCGACCGTCGAGTGCGCCGCGGTCCGGGTCCCCCTCGACTACGCCGACCCGTGGGGACGGCAGATCAGCCTCGCCGTCAGCCGGGTGCGGGCGACGGGCGGGCCGTCGGTCCGCCAGGGCGCGCTCCTCTACAACCCCGGTGGCCCCGGCGGCTCCGGCATGTACTTCCCCGCGCTCGCCGGGGAACCCGAGTGGAAGCGGATCGCGGAGGCGTACGACCTGGTGGGCTACGCGCCGCGCGGCGTGGGCCGTTCCGCGCCGATCTCCTGCCAGCATCCGGCGGAGTTCACCAAGGCGCCGACCGCCGCCCCCGTCCATCCCTCCGCCGCGGAGAAGCGGCAGGGCGTCGTGCGTGCCCGGGCGTACGCGCACGGCTGCGCCCGCAGGGCCGGCCCGGCGCTGCGGCACTACCACACGCTCAACAACGTCCGTGATCTGGAGGTGCTGAGGGCCGCGCTCGGCGAACGGCGACTGACCTTCCTCGGCGCCTCGTACGGCACCTACCTGGGCGCCCTGTACGCGGTGATGTTCCCCGAGCGGGTGCGGCGGATGGTGCTCGACTCCCCCGTCGACCCGGACCCGGCGAAGGTCTGGTACCGCAACAACCTGGAGCAGTCACTCGCGTTCGAGAGCCGGTGGGCCGACTTCCGCGCCTGGGTGGCCCGGCACCACGCCACGTACGGTCTCGGCACGACACCCCGGCAGGTGCAGGCGGCCTACGACCGGGCGCGCGCCCTGCTGGCGAAGAACCCGGCGGACGGCACGGTCGGCCCGGGCCAGTTGCAGGCGGCCTTCACCCGGACCGTCTACAACGACCTGTACTGGCCGCGCCGCGCCCTGGCCCTGTCGGCGTACCTGAAGGGCGACCCGCGGCAGCTCGTCAAGCAGGCGAAGCCCCGCGCGTCGGCCGCCGCCGAGGAGGAGAACGGCAACGCCGTCTACACCGCCGTCCAGTGCAACGACGCGCCCTGGCCCACGGACTGGGCGGTGTGGGACCGGGACAACACCGCGCTGGCGCGGCGGGCGCCGTTCGAGACCTGGGCCAATGTCCGGATGAACCTGCCGTGCGCGTACTGGCAGCCGCCGCGGCAGCGGCCGGTCGACGTACGCACCGGGCCGGGGGACGTGCCGCCGCTGCTGATCCTGGCGGCGGAGCGGGACGCGGCCACCCCGTACGCGGGCGCCCTGAGACTGCAGCAGCGCCTCGCGGGTTCGGTACTGGTCACGGAGCGCGGCGCGGGGACGCACGGCATCTCGGGCGGCGACAACGCCTGCGTCAACGGCCATATGGAGGCGTACCTGCTGACCGGCAGGACGCCGGTGCGGCGCGCTTCGTGCGCGCCGCACCCGCAGCCGGACCCGGTGTCGCTGGAGCAGCGGGCGGTCGAGCGCTTGCTGCCGCCCGCTGTCTGA
- the hemE gene encoding uroporphyrinogen decarboxylase, producing MSANDLPPARSTSPAGDAPSAGQQPTTDALRDSAFLRACRREPVPHTPVWFMRQAGRSLPEYLKVREGVPMLESCMRPELVTEITLQPVRRHKVDAAIYFSDIVVPLKAIGIDLDIKPGVGPVVAEPVRRREDLARLRDLTPEDVSYVTEAIGMLTGELGATPLIGFAGAPFTLASYLVEGGPSRNHEHTKALMYGDPQLWADLLDRLAGITAAFLKVQIEAGASAVQLFDSWVGALSPADYRRSVMPASAKVFAEVERYGVPRIHFGVGTGELLGLMGEAGADVVGVDWRVPLDEAARRVGPGRALQGNLDPAVLFSTPEAVEAKTREVLDAARGLEGHVFNLGHGVLPTTDPDALTRLTEYVHTRTAR from the coding sequence GTGAGCGCCAACGACCTCCCCCCGGCTCGGAGCACCTCCCCCGCCGGGGACGCCCCGTCCGCAGGCCAGCAGCCGACGACCGACGCCCTCCGCGATTCCGCGTTCCTCCGGGCGTGCCGACGCGAGCCCGTGCCCCACACCCCGGTGTGGTTCATGCGGCAGGCGGGCCGGTCGCTGCCCGAGTACCTGAAGGTGCGCGAGGGCGTCCCGATGCTGGAGTCGTGCATGCGGCCCGAGCTCGTCACCGAGATCACGCTGCAGCCGGTGCGCCGCCACAAGGTCGACGCCGCGATCTACTTCAGCGACATCGTCGTACCGCTCAAGGCCATCGGCATCGACCTCGACATCAAGCCCGGCGTCGGCCCGGTCGTCGCCGAGCCGGTGCGCCGCCGCGAGGACCTCGCCCGGCTGCGCGACCTCACCCCCGAGGACGTCTCGTACGTCACCGAGGCGATCGGGATGCTCACCGGTGAACTCGGCGCCACACCGCTCATCGGCTTCGCCGGCGCCCCCTTCACCCTCGCCAGCTACCTCGTCGAGGGCGGGCCGTCCCGCAACCACGAGCACACCAAGGCGCTCATGTACGGCGACCCGCAGCTGTGGGCCGACCTGCTCGACCGGCTCGCCGGGATCACCGCCGCCTTCCTGAAGGTGCAGATCGAGGCCGGGGCCTCCGCCGTGCAGCTCTTCGACTCCTGGGTCGGCGCGCTGTCCCCCGCCGACTACCGCCGCTCGGTCATGCCCGCCTCGGCGAAGGTGTTCGCCGAGGTCGAGCGGTACGGGGTGCCGCGCATCCACTTCGGCGTCGGAACCGGCGAGCTGCTCGGCCTGATGGGCGAGGCCGGCGCGGACGTCGTCGGCGTCGACTGGCGCGTACCGCTGGACGAGGCCGCCCGCCGGGTCGGGCCGGGCCGGGCGCTCCAGGGCAACCTGGACCCCGCGGTGCTGTTCTCCACCCCGGAGGCCGTCGAGGCCAAGACCCGCGAGGTCCTGGACGCGGCGCGCGGTCTGGAGGGTCATGTCTTCAACCTCGGCCACGGCGTCCTGCCCACCACCGACCCGGACGCCCTGACCCGGCTGACGGAGTACGTCCACACCCGTACGGCGCGCTGA
- a CDS encoding DUF3000 domain-containing protein, translating to MAAAQGQFSDPSDGAEGPDGAARGSAPRAFRLAVDALRAARPRPGIEVDPARPPQRLAPHAYALEAAVVDGGEDLADGRLVLLHDPSGHDAWQGTFRLVTLVRAELEPEMAADPLLPEVCWSWLTGALEARNLSYGEPSGTVTRAGSHYFGGLADRRPATQIEIRASWTPREGGDGTPDTAAHFAAWCDLLCQVGGLPPAGPSGDPGGTTAGVVTLPQRRGPHAP from the coding sequence ATGGCTGCGGCTCAGGGACAGTTCTCCGATCCATCCGACGGCGCCGAGGGCCCGGACGGCGCCGCGCGGGGCTCAGCGCCGCGGGCGTTCCGGCTCGCGGTCGACGCACTGCGTGCGGCACGGCCGCGTCCCGGGATCGAGGTGGACCCGGCCCGGCCGCCGCAGCGTCTGGCGCCGCACGCGTACGCCCTGGAGGCGGCGGTCGTCGACGGCGGGGAGGACCTGGCGGACGGCCGGCTCGTCCTGCTGCACGACCCGTCGGGTCACGACGCGTGGCAGGGCACGTTCCGGCTGGTGACGCTGGTGCGCGCCGAACTGGAGCCGGAGATGGCGGCGGACCCGCTGCTGCCGGAGGTGTGCTGGTCGTGGCTGACGGGCGCGCTGGAGGCCCGGAACCTCTCGTACGGGGAGCCGAGCGGCACCGTCACCCGGGCGGGGTCTCACTACTTCGGAGGACTCGCCGACCGGCGTCCCGCGACCCAGATCGAGATCCGTGCCTCGTGGACGCCGCGCGAGGGCGGGGACGGCACCCCGGACACCGCGGCGCACTTCGCGGCGTGGTGCGACCTGCTGTGCCAGGTCGGCGGTCTCCCGCCCGCGGGACCCTCGGGCGACCCCGGCGGTACGACGGCGGGCGTCGTCACACTGCCGCAGCGCCGGGGCCCGCACGCGCCGTAG
- a CDS encoding DUF692 domain-containing protein has product MKHLDRLGTGIGWRPEIAAAVERLPGLDWVEVVAENVCPGHLPESLGRLRERGVTVVPHGVSLGLGGAERPDPRRLADLAERAEALGAPLVTEHIAFVRAGGALTASPALEAGHLLPVPRTRDALDVLCENVRIAQDSLPVPLALENIAALISWPGEEMTEGRFLAELVERTGVRLLIDVANLHTNRVNRGEDPLRALDELPVEAIAYVHVAGGVERDGVWHDTHAHPVPRPVLDVLAELCSRTDPPGVLLERDDDFPPAEELAAELDAIRAVLAASPLRTPGRRAPGASAGRPDLIRGTAGENAPHEAHEAHEQKDPDAPGAAGSPSGADEPDPADRAGAADQAGAADARDEGSAAHQPASPAAATAPGRAPAVTAREGLGLAQAALLSALVAGTPAPEGFDARRLRVQTRALAGKRADVVARVAPELPLILGTGYRTAYLDYAMSRPMRGGYRRDALDFAEHLLIAGRPEDPVARRRLSHWWQDRAAPRPPRRATRFVRAARAALVRR; this is encoded by the coding sequence ATGAAGCACCTCGACAGGCTCGGAACCGGTATCGGCTGGCGCCCGGAGATCGCCGCTGCAGTGGAGCGGCTCCCCGGTCTCGACTGGGTCGAGGTGGTCGCGGAGAACGTCTGCCCCGGCCATCTTCCCGAGTCGCTCGGGCGGCTGAGGGAGCGGGGCGTCACGGTCGTACCGCACGGTGTCTCACTGGGACTCGGCGGGGCGGAACGGCCGGACCCGCGCCGGCTGGCCGATCTGGCCGAACGCGCCGAGGCGCTGGGGGCGCCGCTCGTGACCGAGCACATCGCGTTCGTCCGCGCGGGCGGCGCGCTGACCGCCTCGCCCGCGCTGGAGGCCGGGCACCTGCTCCCCGTACCGCGTACCCGGGACGCGCTGGACGTCCTCTGCGAGAACGTCCGCATCGCCCAGGACAGCCTGCCGGTGCCACTCGCCCTGGAGAACATCGCCGCCCTGATCTCCTGGCCCGGCGAGGAGATGACGGAGGGCCGGTTCCTGGCGGAGCTCGTCGAGCGCACCGGGGTGCGGCTGCTGATCGACGTCGCCAATCTGCACACCAACCGCGTCAACCGGGGCGAGGACCCGCTCCGGGCGCTGGACGAGCTGCCCGTGGAGGCGATCGCGTACGTCCACGTCGCCGGCGGGGTGGAGCGCGACGGCGTCTGGCACGACACCCACGCCCACCCGGTGCCGAGGCCGGTCCTCGACGTCCTGGCCGAGCTGTGCTCGCGCACCGACCCGCCCGGGGTGCTGCTGGAACGGGACGACGACTTTCCCCCCGCGGAGGAGCTGGCAGCGGAACTGGACGCGATCCGCGCGGTCCTCGCCGCGTCCCCGCTGCGGACGCCGGGCAGGCGGGCACCGGGGGCCTCGGCGGGCCGCCCGGACCTCATCCGCGGGACGGCAGGGGAGAACGCGCCGCACGAAGCGCACGAGGCGCACGAACAGAAGGACCCGGATGCCCCGGGCGCAGCGGGTTCCCCGAGCGGAGCGGATGAACCGGATCCAGCAGATCGAGCGGGTGCTGCAGATCAAGCGGGTGCAGCGGATGCACGGGATGAGGGGAGCGCGGCGCACCAGCCGGCGTCCCCTGCCGCTGCGACGGCACCGGGCCGTGCTCCGGCTGTCACCGCGCGGGAGGGTCTCGGCCTCGCGCAGGCGGCTCTGCTGTCCGCGCTCGTCGCCGGGACGCCCGCGCCGGAGGGGTTCGACGCCCGCCGGCTGAGGGTGCAGACCCGGGCGCTCGCCGGCAAGCGGGCCGATGTCGTCGCCCGGGTGGCTCCCGAGCTGCCGCTGATCCTCGGCACCGGCTACCGGACCGCGTACCTCGACTACGCCATGTCCCGGCCGATGCGCGGCGGTTACCGCCGGGACGCGCTGGACTTCGCCGAGCATCTGCTGATCGCGGGGCGTCCGGAGGACCCGGTCGCCCGCCGGCGGCTCAGCCACTGGTGGCAGGACCGGGCGGCGCCCCGTCCGCCGCGCCGCGCCACCCGCTTCGTCCGGGCGGCCCGCGCCGCCCTCGTCAGGAGGTGA
- the hemG gene encoding protoporphyrinogen oxidase, with amino-acid sequence MLPTSEHPRARAGRVVVIGGGIAGLAAAHRLATSGVRVTLLEGAARLGGKLLTGEIAGAPVDLGAESMLARRPEAVALARAVGLGDRLRAPATTTASVWTRDALRPMPQGHVMGVPGNPEALSGLLSAEGVARIGRERELPPAELGEDVAVGTFVADRLGREVVDRLVEPLLGGVYAGDAYRISLRAAVPALFDATRAAGGNLLDGVREVQRRAAERHETGPVFMGLDGGVGTLPAAVAAAVRAAGGEILTETPVLGLTRGTDGWRIRTGAAELTADGVVLATPAWSASVLLTDTAPAASAELARVEYASMALVTLAFRAADTAALPAGSGFLVPPVDGRTIKASTFSAHKWGWVADRAPGLFLLRTSVGRYGEEKQLDREDDELVAASLGDLAEATGLTARPVAADVTRWIDGLPQYPVGHLARVARIRDAVAALPGLRVCGAAYDGVGIPACVGSGQRAADEIIATGPLVRGTVREGRE; translated from the coding sequence ATGCTGCCCACGTCAGAGCACCCCCGGGCCCGCGCCGGCCGTGTCGTCGTCATCGGCGGCGGGATCGCCGGCCTCGCGGCGGCGCACCGGCTGGCCACGTCCGGAGTGCGGGTGACCCTGCTGGAGGGCGCCGCCCGGCTCGGCGGCAAGCTCCTCACCGGGGAGATCGCCGGGGCCCCCGTCGACCTCGGCGCCGAGTCGATGCTCGCCCGGCGGCCCGAGGCGGTCGCCCTCGCACGCGCCGTCGGGCTCGGCGACCGGCTGCGGGCCCCGGCCACCACCACCGCATCGGTGTGGACCCGCGACGCCCTGCGGCCCATGCCCCAGGGCCATGTGATGGGCGTCCCCGGCAACCCGGAGGCACTGTCCGGGTTGCTGTCCGCCGAGGGCGTCGCCCGGATCGGGCGGGAGCGCGAACTGCCCCCGGCGGAGCTCGGGGAGGACGTCGCCGTCGGCACGTTCGTGGCCGACCGCCTCGGCCGCGAGGTCGTCGACCGGCTCGTCGAGCCGCTGCTCGGCGGCGTGTACGCGGGCGACGCCTACCGCATCTCGCTGCGCGCCGCCGTCCCCGCCCTCTTCGACGCGACCCGGGCCGCCGGCGGCAACCTGCTGGACGGAGTCCGCGAGGTGCAGCGCCGGGCCGCCGAGCGGCACGAGACGGGCCCCGTGTTCATGGGTCTCGACGGCGGGGTCGGCACCCTCCCGGCGGCGGTCGCGGCCGCCGTCCGGGCCGCCGGCGGCGAGATTCTCACCGAGACCCCGGTGCTCGGCCTGACCCGCGGCACCGACGGCTGGCGGATCCGCACCGGTGCGGCGGAGCTCACCGCGGACGGTGTCGTCCTCGCCACCCCCGCCTGGTCGGCCTCCGTCCTCCTCACCGACACGGCACCGGCCGCGTCCGCCGAGCTCGCCCGGGTCGAGTACGCGTCGATGGCGCTCGTCACCCTCGCGTTCCGCGCCGCCGACACGGCCGCGCTGCCCGCCGGATCCGGCTTCCTCGTACCGCCGGTGGACGGCCGCACGATCAAGGCGTCCACATTCTCCGCCCACAAGTGGGGCTGGGTCGCCGACCGCGCCCCCGGGCTGTTCCTGCTGCGCACGTCCGTCGGCCGGTACGGCGAGGAGAAGCAGCTCGACCGGGAGGACGACGAGCTCGTCGCCGCCTCCCTGGGGGACCTCGCCGAGGCGACCGGGCTCACCGCCCGCCCCGTCGCCGCCGACGTCACCCGCTGGATCGACGGACTGCCCCAGTACCCCGTCGGCCACCTGGCCCGGGTCGCCCGCATCCGGGACGCCGTGGCCGCGCTGCCCGGGCTGCGGGTCTGCGGGGCGGCGTACGACGGCGTCGGCATCCCCGCCTGCGTCGGCAGCGGGCAGCGCGCGGCGGACGAGATCATCGCCACGGGCCCCCTGGTGCGGGGCACGGTCCGGGAAGGGCGAGAATAG
- a CDS encoding DUF4349 domain-containing protein, which yields MRARHRSAAALLVVSLALAGCGASDDGSAPTADRAAGGEAAKAAAPGAADASAGAAGPKAGAPGDGGRQRLPATHVIRTAELAVEVKDAARTLAQARTAVEQAGGHVADESTERVDEARVESTVVLRVPQDRYTAVLARLSGTGKLLSRKADAKDVTDQVVDVESRVATQRASVARVRALMDRATKLSDVVTLEGELSRRQAELESLLARQASLEDRTSMATITLRLSEPEKRQQPDDEGAPGFLDALSGGWDALASTARWVAAVVAAVFPFGAALALLYAVWRWLVRPLRTRQTPRTPRTPRTPRTARGSGVSPARGPGQESGQDSMQNPAQNPGPDSGQD from the coding sequence ATGCGTGCACGGCACAGGTCGGCGGCGGCACTACTCGTCGTCTCACTCGCACTCGCCGGCTGCGGCGCCTCCGACGACGGGTCCGCCCCGACCGCCGACCGGGCCGCCGGGGGCGAGGCAGCGAAGGCCGCCGCCCCCGGCGCCGCCGACGCCTCGGCCGGAGCCGCCGGCCCGAAGGCCGGCGCGCCCGGCGACGGCGGCAGGCAGCGCCTGCCCGCGACCCATGTCATCAGGACCGCCGAACTGGCCGTGGAGGTGAAGGACGCCGCCCGCACGCTCGCCCAGGCCCGTACCGCGGTCGAGCAGGCCGGCGGGCATGTCGCCGACGAGTCCACGGAGCGGGTCGACGAGGCCCGCGTCGAGTCCACGGTGGTGCTGCGGGTGCCGCAGGACCGGTACACGGCGGTTCTCGCCCGGCTCTCGGGCACCGGGAAGCTGCTGTCCCGCAAGGCCGACGCCAAGGACGTCACCGACCAGGTCGTCGACGTGGAGAGCCGGGTCGCGACGCAGCGGGCGAGCGTGGCACGGGTGCGGGCGCTGATGGACCGGGCGACGAAACTGTCCGACGTGGTCACGCTGGAGGGCGAGCTGAGTAGGCGTCAGGCAGAGCTGGAGTCCCTGCTGGCCCGCCAGGCGTCGCTGGAGGACCGGACGTCGATGGCGACGATCACGTTGCGGCTGTCCGAGCCCGAGAAGCGGCAACAACCGGACGACGAGGGCGCTCCTGGCTTCCTGGACGCACTGTCGGGCGGCTGGGACGCGCTGGCGTCGACCGCGCGGTGGGTGGCCGCGGTGGTGGCCGCGGTGTTCCCGTTCGGCGCGGCGCTCGCCCTGCTGTACGCGGTGTGGCGGTGGCTGGTCCGACCGCTGCGGACGCGGCAGACGCCGCGGACGCCGCGGACGCCGCGGACGCCGCGGACCGCCCGGGGCTCCGGCGTCTCACCGGCCCGGGGGCCCGGGCAGGAGTCCGGGCAGGACTCCATGCAGAACCCCGCACAGAACCCCGGACCGGACTCCGGACAGGACTGA
- the hemQ gene encoding hydrogen peroxide-dependent heme synthase: MSAPEKIPNAGKKAKDLNEVIRYTLWSVFKLRDVLPQDADRAGYAGEVQELFDQLAAKDVTVRGTYDLSGLRADADLMIWWHAETADQLQEAYSLFRRTRLGRALEPVWSNMALHRPAEFNKSHIPAFLADETPRDYVSVYPFVRSYDWYLLPDEDRRRMLADHGKMARGYPDVRANTVASFSLGDYEWLLAFEADELYRIVDLMRHLRASEARMHVREEVPFFTGRRKSVADLVAGLA; this comes from the coding sequence ATGAGTGCGCCCGAAAAGATCCCGAACGCCGGTAAGAAGGCGAAGGACCTCAACGAGGTCATCCGCTACACCCTGTGGTCCGTCTTCAAGCTGCGGGACGTGCTGCCGCAGGACGCGGACCGCGCCGGGTACGCAGGCGAGGTCCAGGAGCTGTTCGACCAGCTCGCGGCCAAGGACGTCACCGTGCGCGGCACCTACGACCTGTCCGGTCTGCGCGCCGACGCCGACCTGATGATCTGGTGGCACGCCGAGACCGCCGACCAGCTCCAGGAGGCGTACAGCCTCTTCCGCCGCACCCGCCTCGGCCGCGCGCTGGAGCCGGTCTGGTCGAACATGGCGCTGCACCGCCCCGCCGAGTTCAACAAGTCGCACATCCCGGCCTTCCTCGCCGACGAGACCCCGCGCGACTACGTCTCCGTGTACCCGTTCGTGCGCTCGTACGACTGGTACCTGCTGCCCGACGAGGACCGCCGCCGGATGCTCGCCGACCACGGCAAGATGGCCCGCGGCTACCCGGACGTCCGTGCCAACACCGTCGCCTCGTTCTCCCTCGGCGACTACGAGTGGCTGCTCGCCTTCGAGGCCGACGAGCTGTACCGGATCGTCGACCTCATGCGGCACCTGCGCGCCTCCGAGGCCCGGATGCACGTCCGCGAGGAGGTCCCCTTCTTCACCGGGCGCCGCAAGAGCGTCGCGGACCTGGTGGCCGGTCTGGCCTGA
- a CDS encoding FAD-dependent oxidoreductase has product MERMVVIGGDAAGMSAASQARRLRGPGELEIVAFERSHFASYSACGIPYWVGGDVDRREQLVARSPQEHRSRGIDLRMRTEVVEIDVPGQRVRSRDLESGTEAWTGYDKLVIATGARPVRPRLPGIDAPGVHGVQTLDDGQALLDTLAGLEGRRAVVVGAGYIGVEMAEALLKRGLDVTVVNRGEQPMATLDPDMGRLVHEAMDGMGITTVNGAEVTKILTGPEVGASPVPGGPGGRVRAVATEDGEFPADVVVLGIGVEPETELARAAGLPLGTHGGLLTDLSMRVRGYEDVWAGGDCVEVLDLVSGRERHIPLGTHANKHGQIIGAGVGGGYATFPGVVGTAVSKVCDLEIARTGLLEKEARAVGLRFVTVTVESTSRAGYYPGAAPMTVKMLAERRTGRLLGVQIVGREGAGKRVDVAAVALTAGMTVEGMTALDLGYAPPFSPVWDPVLVAARKATAAVAQAG; this is encoded by the coding sequence ATGGAACGCATGGTGGTCATCGGCGGCGACGCGGCGGGGATGTCCGCGGCGTCGCAGGCGCGCAGACTCAGAGGTCCCGGAGAGCTGGAGATCGTCGCCTTCGAGCGGTCGCACTTCGCCTCGTACTCGGCGTGCGGCATTCCGTACTGGGTCGGCGGGGACGTGGACCGCCGCGAGCAACTCGTCGCGCGCTCGCCGCAGGAGCACCGGAGCCGAGGGATCGATCTGCGCATGCGCACGGAGGTCGTCGAGATCGACGTCCCGGGGCAGCGTGTCAGGTCCCGGGACCTGGAGTCGGGCACGGAGGCGTGGACCGGCTACGACAAGCTGGTCATCGCCACCGGAGCCCGGCCCGTGCGCCCGCGGCTGCCCGGGATCGACGCGCCGGGCGTGCACGGCGTGCAGACCCTCGACGACGGGCAGGCGCTGCTCGACACCCTCGCGGGGCTGGAGGGCCGCCGCGCGGTGGTGGTGGGCGCGGGCTACATCGGTGTGGAGATGGCCGAGGCGCTGCTGAAGCGCGGTCTCGACGTCACCGTCGTCAACCGGGGCGAGCAGCCCATGGCGACACTGGACCCCGACATGGGCCGACTGGTGCACGAGGCGATGGACGGCATGGGCATCACCACCGTCAACGGCGCCGAGGTCACCAAGATCCTCACAGGCCCGGAGGTGGGGGCGTCTCCCGTGCCCGGCGGGCCGGGCGGGAGGGTGCGCGCGGTCGCCACGGAGGACGGGGAGTTCCCGGCGGACGTGGTGGTGCTCGGCATCGGCGTCGAGCCCGAGACGGAGCTGGCACGCGCGGCGGGACTCCCCCTCGGGACGCACGGTGGCCTGCTCACGGATCTGTCGATGCGGGTGCGGGGGTACGAGGACGTCTGGGCGGGCGGCGACTGCGTCGAGGTCCTGGACCTCGTCTCGGGCCGCGAGCGGCACATCCCGCTCGGCACCCACGCCAACAAGCACGGCCAGATCATCGGCGCGGGCGTCGGCGGCGGCTACGCCACCTTCCCCGGGGTGGTGGGCACCGCGGTGAGCAAGGTCTGCGATCTGGAGATCGCCCGCACGGGACTGCTGGAGAAGGAGGCCCGTGCGGTGGGCCTGCGCTTCGTGACGGTCACCGTCGAGTCGACCAGCCGGGCGGGCTACTACCCGGGCGCGGCCCCGATGACGGTCAAGATGCTCGCCGAGCGCCGTACCGGCCGGCTCCTCGGCGTCCAGATCGTGGGGCGCGAGGGCGCAGGCAAGCGCGTGGACGTGGCGGCGGTCGCGCTCACCGCCGGGATGACGGTGGAGGGGATGACCGCCCTGGACCTCGGCTACGCCCCGCCGTTCTCCCCGGTGTGGGACCCGGTGCTGGTGGCGGCACGGAAGGCGACGGCGGCGGTGGCGCAGGCGGGCTGA
- a CDS encoding TIGR04222 domain-containing membrane protein, producing the protein MLLDVFAVVVYLAVGASSILLVVDLARARRGPGGPAHDLMEAAFLNGGPARAVDAALAAMVADGRLAVGGPGIAAVRRPVARDHVERAVLDELTRAPSGALHHLRLAVMRNPAVQEIGDGLAARGLMIAPADARRRRTRATWQLVLSLVLLPVSFVATFAQYAFHFHAYFAYSADFADMPFPFALTVLPAILVGAVVAALCASLARVRVTAAGRRAAADYRAAHAHLTDAGRLVAFGGLRAVPDPVLQGQLTTAARLVRAGDGQPSRSGARSGGRSRGVTADTAGYVPVAVWCAASGDDPGGAGGGGCGGAAGGSCGSRGGCGGGGCGGSSGGGSSCGGGSGGGSGGGSGCGGSSSGGSGCGGGSG; encoded by the coding sequence ATGCTGCTCGACGTCTTCGCCGTCGTCGTGTACCTGGCCGTGGGTGCCTCCTCGATCCTGCTGGTCGTGGACCTGGCTCGGGCGCGCCGCGGCCCGGGCGGCCCGGCGCACGACCTGATGGAGGCCGCGTTCCTCAACGGCGGGCCGGCCAGGGCCGTCGACGCGGCACTGGCCGCCATGGTCGCGGACGGGCGGCTGGCGGTCGGGGGTCCGGGCATCGCCGCCGTCCGGCGGCCCGTCGCCCGCGACCATGTCGAACGCGCCGTCCTGGACGAGCTGACGAGGGCGCCGAGCGGGGCCCTGCACCACCTCCGGCTCGCGGTGATGCGCAATCCCGCCGTGCAGGAGATCGGTGACGGGCTCGCGGCACGTGGACTGATGATCGCCCCCGCCGACGCCCGGCGCCGGCGGACCCGGGCCACCTGGCAGCTCGTGCTGTCCCTGGTGCTGCTGCCGGTCTCGTTCGTCGCGACGTTCGCGCAGTACGCGTTCCACTTCCACGCCTACTTCGCCTACTCCGCCGATTTCGCCGACATGCCGTTCCCGTTCGCCCTCACGGTCCTTCCCGCGATCCTGGTGGGCGCGGTCGTCGCCGCGCTCTGCGCCTCCCTGGCCCGCGTCCGGGTCACCGCGGCGGGCCGCCGCGCGGCCGCGGACTACCGGGCGGCGCACGCCCACCTCACCGACGCCGGCCGTCTGGTGGCGTTCGGCGGGCTGCGCGCCGTGCCCGACCCGGTGCTCCAGGGGCAGTTGACCACTGCGGCCCGGCTGGTTCGCGCCGGCGACGGGCAGCCCTCCCGGAGCGGTGCGCGTAGCGGAGGCAGGAGCCGCGGCGTCACGGCCGATACCGCGGGGTACGTCCCCGTCGCCGTGTGGTGCGCGGCCTCGGGCGACGACCCGGGCGGCGCGGGCGGCGGAGGCTGCGGCGGGGCGGCCGGTGGTTCCTGCGGCTCGCGCGGCGGTTGCGGCGGAGGCGGCTGCGGCGGATCGTCCGGGGGCGGCTCCAGTTGCGGAGGCGGTTCCGGCGGCGGTTCGGGCGGAGGGTCCGGCTGCGGCGGATCGTCGAGCGGCGGCTCCGGTTGCGGGGGCGGATCGGGCTGA